The following proteins are encoded in a genomic region of Struthio camelus isolate bStrCam1 chromosome 3, bStrCam1.hap1, whole genome shotgun sequence:
- the CALHM5 gene encoding calcium homeostasis modulator protein 5 isoform X2 → MKTSVCHSKSDKCFEELHKVACGKSTMSFPESEELKLTLQAQSQILSWCVIVTTALLSLLTTCCASCQSKVSHLQLKFWRTYVEKEKEQLEQIFQLYATKLSERNLKSFFENTEPEAVPLPAFQAWEDASQLYSFNSGEQHYSTIHRLVEKGQKEIGEERETVLDFVDRREIP, encoded by the exons ATGAAAACTTCAG TTTGTCACAGCAAATCTGACAAGTGCTTTGAAGAGCTACACAAGGTAGCCTGTGGCAAAAGTACCATGTCCTTTCCAGAGAGTGAGGAACTCAAATTAACTCTTCAAGCACAGTCCCAG aTTTTAAGCTGGTGTGTGATAGTTACCACTGCTCTTCTGTCCCTGCTAACTACGTGCTGTGCCAGCTGCCAGTCGAAAGTCAGCCACCTCCAGCTAAAGTTCTGGAGAACGTAcgtggagaaggagaaggagcagcTGGAGCAGATTTTCCAGCTGTATGCCACCAAGCTGAGTGAACGAAACCTGAAGAGCTTTTTTGAGAACACGGAACCAGAAGCTGTTCCCCTGCCAGCTTTTCAGGCATGGGAAGATGCTTCTCAGCTCTACTCTTTCAACAGTGGTGAACAACATTATAGCACAATTCATAGGCTAGTTGAGAAAGGCCAGAAAGAAATCGGTGAGGAAAGAGAGACAGTGCTGGACTTTGTAGACAGAAGGGAAATACCATAA
- the CALHM5 gene encoding calcium homeostasis modulator protein 5 isoform X1 — translation MDGFQTILKFFMNRKTAIGYSFMALLTVGGERVFSLVAFRCPCSNENFRYGLVFLFAPAFVLLVIGYFLNSKTWKLFTGCWVNPRKIFPKGNICHFFYVFGRITLNALVAPVMWLSVALLNGTFYECAMSGLKNPAYLHAVCHSKSDKCFEELHKVACGKSTMSFPESEELKLTLQAQSQILSWCVIVTTALLSLLTTCCASCQSKVSHLQLKFWRTYVEKEKEQLEQIFQLYATKLSERNLKSFFENTEPEAVPLPAFQAWEDASQLYSFNSGEQHYSTIHRLVEKGQKEIGEERETVLDFVDRREIP, via the exons ATGGATGGTTTCCAGACAATTCTGAAATTCTTTATGAACCGGAAAACTGCTATTGGTTACAGTTTTATGGCTCTACTAACAGTGGGAGGTGAACGTGTATTTTCTCTTGTTGCTTTCAGATGTCCCTGCAGCAATGAAAACTTCAGGTATGGTTTGGTATTTCTCTTCGCCCCAGCTTTTGTTTTGCTAGTTATTGGATACTTCTTGAATAGCAAGACGTGGAAACTCTTTACAGGCTGCTGGGTGAATCCCAGAAAAATATTCCCAAAGGGGAACATCTGCCATTTCTTTTATGTCTTTGGACGTATCACTTTAAATGCTCTGGTAGCCCCAGTAATGTGGCTCTCTGTGGCTTTGCTCAACGGGACTTTCTACGAATGTGCCATGAGTGGTTTGAAAAATCCTGCCTACTTACATGCAGTTTGTCACAGCAAATCTGACAAGTGCTTTGAAGAGCTACACAAGGTAGCCTGTGGCAAAAGTACCATGTCCTTTCCAGAGAGTGAGGAACTCAAATTAACTCTTCAAGCACAGTCCCAG aTTTTAAGCTGGTGTGTGATAGTTACCACTGCTCTTCTGTCCCTGCTAACTACGTGCTGTGCCAGCTGCCAGTCGAAAGTCAGCCACCTCCAGCTAAAGTTCTGGAGAACGTAcgtggagaaggagaaggagcagcTGGAGCAGATTTTCCAGCTGTATGCCACCAAGCTGAGTGAACGAAACCTGAAGAGCTTTTTTGAGAACACGGAACCAGAAGCTGTTCCCCTGCCAGCTTTTCAGGCATGGGAAGATGCTTCTCAGCTCTACTCTTTCAACAGTGGTGAACAACATTATAGCACAATTCATAGGCTAGTTGAGAAAGGCCAGAAAGAAATCGGTGAGGAAAGAGAGACAGTGCTGGACTTTGTAGACAGAAGGGAAATACCATAA
- the CALHM6 gene encoding calcium homeostasis modulator protein 6: MKKLRTVMDFCVHHQTVLGYSVVSLLPAASEHIFSAAVFKCPCNSWNALYGSVFVVVPAFILFLLGFMMNTRTWRLLTGCCPQDNYCSCNLKGNCTRCVLVLGPVAMSALVAHLTWIAVALLSASFYECAATGNSLVRKLMCKDKGEQCSKLLVQIPCDEKLSEKIPGELLSLRSQSQLIGWILIAFIVTLALISTCLSRCYSPVSFLQLKFWKIYLRKEQEFFETKAKEHATKLAERDVNCFFEAIDPTPFQTPSNAD, translated from the exons atgaagaaattacGCACTGTGATGGATTTTTGTGTCCATCACCAGACTGTTCTGGGTTACAGTGTTGTGTCTCTGCTGCCAGCTGCCAGCGAGCACATCTTCTCAGCTGCGGTGTTCAAATGTCCTTGCAATTCCTGGAACGCCTTGTATGGCTCTGTCTTCGTCGTGGTGCCTGCCTTCATCCTCTTTCTGCTTGGCTTCATGATGAACACCAGGACGTGGCGCCTGCTTACAGGCTGCTGTCCTCAGGATAACTACTGTAGCTGTAACCTCAAGGGAAACTGCACCCGCTGCGTCCTAGTGCTGGGGCCGGTGGCAATGAGTGCCTTGGTGGCCCACCTCACCTGGATTGCAGTGGCTCTGCTCAGTGCCAGCTTCTACGAGTGCGCAGCAACTGGGAACAGCCTAGTGAGGAAACTCATGTGCAAAGATAAAGGAGAACAGTGCTCTAAGTTGCTGGTCCAAATACCCTGTGATGAGAAGTTATCTGAGAAGATACCAGGTGAACTCCTGAGTCTTCGGAGCCAATCCCAG CTGATAGGATGGATTCTGATAGCCTTCATCGTGACTCTGGCACTGATTTCAACATGTCTCAGCCGCTGTTACTCCCCAGTTAGCTTTCTTCAGTTGAAGTTCTGGAAAATTTACTTGAGAAAGGAACAGGAGTTTTTTGAGACCAAGGCCAAAGAGCATGCAACTAAGCTGGCAGAAAGAGATGTGAATTGCTTTTTTGAAGCCATTGACCCAACACCGTTTCAGACTCCCAGCAATGCAGACTGA